CTTCTGGGTCAGCATCCTTTTTGCGGCCGGTCAGCTTGCGACGAATCCATCCGAATGCACCAACAATAGCGGCCACGATGACAAACCATCCTTTTTTGAGCAAAAGCAATAATCCAACTTTCTTAGCTACAGCTACACCAGCACCACCGAGAATCAGACTGGTCAGGCCGAGTTCTGATTTTTTGTCTATCGATGCATCAAACTCTTCATAGGTGTTTCCTTTGGTCACGTTGAGTTGGTTAAGCACGGAGCTTTCAAACTGTTTACGGTTTTCTTCAAAATTGGCACTATCCGTAACAAGGATAACACCGATGTATCCCTCGCGGGTGAGTACATTCACATTGTAATTGACGAGTTTTTCCCGCTCTGCATCCTCAAGGCCAAGAGAATAGATCAATTGATGTTTGGTGCTGTCATAGGCGGGCTCAATCTCCCACCCAGTGATAAACAGCTGATTTTCGGGTGATGTTTTCTCATTTTGTTCTTCTGTTCCTCTTTTGTAGCTATCGAGCAGTTCATCGGCGTCCAGATCGTCTTTCTCACTGTCGTCGACATGACCGGTATCGTTATATTCAAAGATCACATACCAGTTAGAGTTTTCGCCGGCGCCATAGATACTTCCAATTTCCGTTCCATTGGGGAAGGAGTCGGTGTCCTCCAGAAACCTTTGGGTGTTAGCTGCATCGAGATAGGATAGGTTTTCGGCTACGGTTAATGTTGCTTTGTTATCAAGTACTACGTTTGAAGGCCCGTCAATCCATTGATAATCTTCGGTGGAGCTATTGCTTTCACTTTCTGCAGATACTGTGGTCGAGTATGGACCTTGAAATGAGGCGATAAGCAAAATTGTGAGTAGAGAGGCTAACCATCTTTTCATTTACGCTATATTCCTTTCGAAGGTGTCATGCAATGTTGTCATTTACATGAACATATGTATTGTGTCGTTATATTCATAAGAAAATAAGGACTTATCGACATTAACATAGGCATCCGGACCAGACAAGGGAATTCTGGAGATAAAGGGTAAATTTTACTCCGAAAGACCTAATTCATTTTATTTTAGTTGTTTGAAAGCTGAGTATTTAGTCCTTAATTTACACTCTTTTGCAAATGGTACAGATTGGTGGGAAACGCGAGTTGTGGGGGGATGATAAATCTTTTATACTGGATGAGTGACTGCTCTTTGAAGAGGGGGATGAACGTGAAGGGAAAGATTGCCCTCATAACGGGAAGTGCCAAAGGTCTTGGTAAAATGACGGCCCTCAGTCTGGCGGATCAGGGTTGCCATATTGCGCTGAATTACGTACATAGTCGTACGGAAGCTGAGGCGTTAGAGGCTCAGATCGTAGCCAAGGGTGTGCGGTGTATTGCCGTCCAGGCCGATATTTCCAAGACAGAAGAGATCACCATGCTGGTTGCAACGGTTGAAGAGAAACTGGGCAGCATTGATATTCTCGTGAACAACGCGGGTCCTTTTGTCCGTGAACGTCGACTGTTTGCCGAGTATTCCGTAGATGAGGTTCAGATGCTTGTGCAAGGAAACCTGCTTGGACCGATGTTGCTGGATCAGCGTGTATTGCCGGAGATGCGGCGCAAGCAGTGGGGACGAATTATCCACTTTGGCTTCAGTCATGCGGGAGAAGCGAGGTCATGGCCTCATCGGGCGGTTTATGCAGCTGCGAAGGTAGGTCTGGTTTCATTTACAAAGACACTTGCTGTGGAGGAAGCTCCCTACGGCATTACGGTTAATATGGTCTGTCCAGGTGATATTCGCGGTGCTAACAAAGAGAAAACGATTGATGAGATGGCAGGTATAACCGACGAGGAAACGCCGAGAGGACGTCCTGGAAGCGGTGAAGATATTGCGCGGGTGATTACTTATCTGTGTCTGGATCATTCCGATTTTATAACCGGTAACATTATGGATGTATCTGGAGGACTTGATCCGATTCGTCCTAACATACAGCGTGAGGATGCATAGCACAAAAAAAGAGCCCTCCGCTTCAGGTGAAGCGAAAGGCTCTTGAGGTTTATTTCGTGAAGGATTGATTAGAATACTTGTACGACTTCTTCGACACCGTCAACTTCTTCAAGAAGGGCACGTTCAATCCCGGCTTTTAAGGTAATGGTGGAGCTTGGGCAGCTGCCGCAGGCACCGACCAGTTTCAGCTTAACGATGCCATCCTCTACGTCGACCAGTTCCACGTCACCGCCATCGCGTTGCAGGAACGGACGAAGTTTGTCAAGCACGTCAGATACCTCATCATACATGGTGCTTTGTGCGTTTTCGCTCATTTTTTTTCAACTCCTTTCCTCACTATATTATATTACAAATGGCCATAAATTAAAATGGTCAAACAAAGCAGGTGAACCTACATGAGACCGATTATTGAATTTTGTGCCAATAATATGCATTTTGGCACAGATGAAGTCATGGATCAACTGGAAGAAAATCCAGACTATGATGTGATAGAATACGGCTGCCTCAGCAATTGCGGCCAATGTTACATGACTCCATTTGCACTGGTGAATGGCGAGTTAGTCATCACTGATAAAGTGGAGGATTTATATAACGCCATTTTGGCCAAAATTGCCGAAGCCGATGCCTGGGATGAGTTGGATCTCGATTAACCGAGATGACGCTTGGACATCCAGAGCACGCCGCTTTTTAAAATACGTGGCACACGTCCCATCATGGACGTCTTGCCCATCAGCCCAAATCCAGCCTTCTTGCCGAGTGCACCGAGTGTGCCACGAAGCTTGAGCGGCTGCGGATTGGGCTTTTCGCCTTTCCAGAGGGCATGCTGAATATGGGCGATTTGTTCACCCTGTACTTCGGCAGCCTGACCGCTTGGTGCATAAGGCACGCTGGCGCAATCACCTACTACATAGACATCGGTATATTCCGGAATTTGATAATATTCGTTCAGTACGACACGACCTTGTGGATCCTTGGTCACATCGAGATCCTGTACGACTTTTACGGGCTGAATTCCGGCAGTCCAGACTACCGCATCCGTTAGAATTTCTTCATCTCGGTTGAAAATGGCGTTTGGTTCAAGTCGGGAAATGGCAATATGCCCACGTGTCTCGACCTGATGTTCGCCGAACCATTCATGAACATAAGCAGACAAGCGCTGCGGAAAAGCGGATAATACACGTTCACCACGGTCCAGGATGCTGATGTTCAGGTCCGGTCTGCTCTCACGAAGCTCGGCAGCCATCTCGACGCCGCTCAATCCACCGCCGACGATATGCACATTACCGTAAGCTTTAACTTCGTTAAGACGAAGGTAGGTTTCCCGTGTTTTGCTGAAGCTTTGAATTGTACAGCTATATTCCTCGGCTCCCGGCGTATTGTGGAATCGGTCTGTACATCCAAGTCCAATTACGAGCTTGTCATACTCCAACGGGTCCTGGCCTTCAAATTCAATCTGACGCTGTTCCAAGTCGATCGAAGTTACTTCTCCGTAACGATAAGTGACTTTGTCACTAACTGGAAATTGGATACGCAGGTCATAATCGGATACGGTCCCTGCGGCGAGTGCGTAATATTCAGTTTTCAATCCTTGGAAGGGACTGCGGTCCACCAACACGATTTGTGTATCTGACGGGATCTTGCCTTCCAGAAGTTCCTTGATGATCGTGAGGCCACCGTAGCCGCCTCCGAGAATGACGAAATTTTTCATGACTCGGCTTCCTTTCTGCATCAGTCCCGTGTGAACGGGGCTGTAACCTGTGGAGCAGCTATGCAATAACATAGCTGCTCCTGTTTTTTAATCTGGATTTGAAATAATTGAAAATAGGCATTTAAAATTACAGATATGCTTCAGCAATCTGCACCACTCCATGCCAAACGCTCCCGGGTAGAATGAAAGTCGCTTATGGGAATGATGCTCATGCTACATGTTATTCGTACACTTGAATTTCATTGTAGAACGTATCACGTTCTACCGGAATGCGTCCAGCACCCTTAATTAACCAAATAAGCTCTTTGCGGGTAAGTCCTTCAGGCGTTAGTGCACCTGCTGCATGACTAATCCGTTCGCGAACGATTGTGCCGTGTGCATCCGAAGCGCCGAATCCCAGAGCGACTTGAGTCAGCTGTGGACCAATGTTGATGAAGTAGGCTTTGATATGATCAATGTTATCCAGCATCAGACGGCTGATCGCAATCGTTTTGAGATCCTCGTATGCAGAGTTACGACGCATGATGCTGGCGTTTTTGCTTTTCGGCTGCATGGAAAGCGGGATAAAGACCATAAATCCATTGGTTTCATCTTGCAATTCACGAATCTGTACCATATGGTTGACACGATCTTCATAGGACTCAATGGATCCATAAAGCATCGTGGTATGGGTGCGCATGCCCAGATGATGAGCAGTACGGTGCACTTCCAGATAACGGTCAACGTTCGCTTTGTTTACGCGCATTTTTTTGCGGTATTCATCGGACAGGATCTCAGCGCCGCCACCAGTCAGTGATTTCAGACCTGCTTTTTGCAGTTCTTGTAGTACTTCCTTGATGCTCAGTCCGCTGATGCGAGTGAAGAAATCAATCTCGGCCGCTGTGTAGGCTTTCAGCGTAACGTCCGGATATTTCTCGTTTAAAGCACGCAAGGAATCGACATAATATTGAAAAGGAACATGGTTGTTATGTCCGCCTACAATATGGAACTCGCGTACACCTGGGTGAATATGCTGTTCTACGTAATCAATCATTTCCTGACCGGACAACGTGTAAGAGCCTTCTTCGCCCTGATCTTTGCGGAAGTTACAGAAAGCGCAGTGAGCTTCACATACGTTAGTAAAATAAAGGCTCATGTTTTCAATAAAATAAACTTTCTTGCCATTCTTACGCAGGTTGGCCTCATTGGCCAGTTGGCCCAAAGTCAGCAGATCATCCGATTCATACAGATAAACGCCGTCTTCTACGGTCAGCCTTACGCCGTTCTGCACTTTCTCAATGATTTCAGCCATTCTTTTGTCTGTGAACGGTGTTACCAATGTAGACATGTTGTATCCTCCTATTCTTAACCGGAATCGAGTTGTGTGTAGGACTTACTTACAGAACTACATAGAAAAGATGCGGTCATCTGCCGCTTCTTATTATGGACTAACTCTTATTTACCCGGTGCAGCCTTCGCTGCGTACGTAAAGCAAATTTTTCATCAAAATGAGTCTTGTGACTCTATATGCATTGGGGACTGCGAACAGTCTCGAAATGTGAAAAAAATTACAACTCTATATATGATCAACACTCGAATAAGTCATGACAAAATATCGACATTTCAAAGCGATCACCTACTCATTATAAACCTCGTGTCCCGGGGGTTCAATACACTGGGAAGAAAAAGGAGTTAAGGGGGAACGCGGAAACAGGCAAAGATGACTTGAGCCCCTTGACGGGGTGGAGTATAATTTAAAGAAGAGTTAACGAAAGTTTGTTCAAAAAGTACGCTTTTGATTACGAAGGATGCCTAGCGGCATCTCAGCGTCGAATATGGGATTCAGCCGAAATGTCCGTTGCTCACGTAGTTTTGCCTACGCTCCGCTACTCCATTTCTATCTTCATCCTATCTTCTTGGTACTGAAAAGCGCCCTTTTTGAACATGATTTTATATGAAAAAAGGAGAGTGACCTGGCATGATTAGCATCAGCGAAACAGCTGCAGACAGATTGAAAGAAATGCTTGCACAGCAAGAGACACCTGGTATGTTCTTGCGTCTGGGCGTAGCACCGGGAGGTTGTACCGGATTTTCGTACGCCATGGGCTTTGACGATAAAGAGTCCGATGAGGACCTCTATATGGATATTCAGAATATGAAGGTTGTTGTAGAGAAGGAAAACCTGAAGTATTTGAATGGACTGGAAATTGATTTTGAAGAATCCGGTATGTCCGGCGGTTTCACCATTCATAACCCCAACGCAGTAGCAACATGCGGCTGTGGTTCATCCTTCCGTACGAGAGAAGAAGCAGGCGTACCGGATAAAGATTGTTAATAGTTGTGAATCGCGACCTCTATAGCGGATTAGTCTTGTACTAATTACGTTATGGAGGTCTTTTTTTGCGTGGTGGTTTGGTATGTACTTTGGTTGTTCATATTAAGGGGGAACCTGGACGCTTTTTATAGAGAGGTGAAGTTGACAATTTATGTTGTAACTAATATAGTTACATTATGAAATTTAACAGAGCCTAATCACAAAGGAGAGATTATGATGAAGATTGGAATCATTGGCGCGACAGGCAAAGCAGGTAATTTGATTTTGAAAGAAGCGTTGGATAGAGGGCATGAAGTGACAGCAATCGTTCGTAATGCATCTAAGGTAGAAGATAAAAGTCTGAATGTACTTGAAAAGGATGTATTCGACCTCACGGCAGAGGATGCCAAATCATTCGACGTGATCGTTAATGCATTCGGTGCACCTGCCGGGAAAGAGAATCTGCATGTAGAGGCAGGACAAGCCTTGATTAACATTCTGAAAGAGGCGCCGAATACTCGTCTGATCGTTGTTGGTGGTGCAGGCAGTCTGTTCACGGATGAAACAAAAACATTGCGAGTAGTCGATTCTCCAGGATTCCCTGATGCATACAAAGCAACAGCAACCAACCAGGGTAAAAACTTGCAGGATCTGCAAGCTTCTTCAGGTATCCAGTGGACGTTCCTTAGCCCGGCGGGATTTTTTAATCCAGAGGGTGTACGCACAGGCAAATATCAATCGGGTAAAGATCAGATTCTGATGAACAGTGAAGGCAACAGCTACATCAGCTATGCTGACTATGCCATCGCTTTGATTGATGAGATCGAGAACCCGCAGCATCAGAACGAACGCTTTACGGTTGTAGGCGAAGTGAAGTAATTGAATTGAACTGAAAGATGAAAAATGGACGCCAATCATAATGATGATTAGCGTCCATTTTTTCTTATGAAGTTGTAGTTCAATAATTTTCGAAGCTAGTGAGGTGTAACATCATCTATATTTGGATTTGCTATCAATTCTACGGACTCTGCCGACTCGATACTTTCAACACCTTCTACAACCTCAACGAGTCCTACAGCCAATGTAGTGACTGCGGCAGCGGCAATTAGATTCTTGGCCCCGAGCTTTACTCTCTCCATATCCTCGTCTTTCATGCCAACAACCACATCTTTGCCACCGTTATACACATACTTAGCTGATAAAACTACGCCTTTAGCTGTATTAGAAACAGCTCCTCCAATATCGGCAAGTCCCGCATCTAACGTTGTATTGTCTTTTCTGATCACACCACTCGCCATATCATATGTACCGCTAGCAAGTTGTCCTACCGTTTTCCCTGTATTAATCGTAGCTTTTTCTACACCATTACCAATTTTTTTAATGAATGGACTCCCAGTAAGTTCTCCGGCCACTCGTACGGTGCCGCCAAGTACTTTTCCGGTAACTTCTCCAGCAAACTGACCCAATTCTTTTAAAAATCCCATATATTCCCCACCTTTGAAATAAGGTTGCACATGTGCTGTCTGAATCTTTTATCTTAATTATATAAGTATATGAGCGATAAGACTATTTACGTTCAGATTCATCAAGCGTTCCTAGTTAACAGAAACCAATCCAACGAATTCGATCTAACCTATCTAGCCGAACTGAACTAGCTTAACGCAACTACCCATACAAACTCACTACAACTATCAAAAAAAGGCGCTACTCCCCAACGGAAGTAGCGCTTTTTCTTTTTACTACCCCAAATTCCTACTTAACACATTTTAGAAGTGTCTCATAAGCAGCCAACGTAGTGAAGGGAACGGAATCGATTCTGAAGAAGCGGTAGCGTTCGCCTTTATCCCCGGATTTTGTCC
Above is a window of Paenibacillus sp. E222 DNA encoding:
- a CDS encoding NAD(P)-dependent oxidoreductase, which codes for MKIGIIGATGKAGNLILKEALDRGHEVTAIVRNASKVEDKSLNVLEKDVFDLTAEDAKSFDVIVNAFGAPAGKENLHVEAGQALINILKEAPNTRLIVVGGAGSLFTDETKTLRVVDSPGFPDAYKATATNQGKNLQDLQASSGIQWTFLSPAGFFNPEGVRTGKYQSGKDQILMNSEGNSYISYADYAIALIDEIENPQHQNERFTVVGEVK
- a CDS encoding NAD(P)/FAD-dependent oxidoreductase: MKNFVILGGGYGGLTIIKELLEGKIPSDTQIVLVDRSPFQGLKTEYYALAAGTVSDYDLRIQFPVSDKVTYRYGEVTSIDLEQRQIEFEGQDPLEYDKLVIGLGCTDRFHNTPGAEEYSCTIQSFSKTRETYLRLNEVKAYGNVHIVGGGLSGVEMAAELRESRPDLNISILDRGERVLSAFPQRLSAYVHEWFGEHQVETRGHIAISRLEPNAIFNRDEEILTDAVVWTAGIQPVKVVQDLDVTKDPQGRVVLNEYYQIPEYTDVYVVGDCASVPYAPSGQAAEVQGEQIAHIQHALWKGEKPNPQPLKLRGTLGALGKKAGFGLMGKTSMMGRVPRILKSGVLWMSKRHLG
- a CDS encoding NifU family protein is translated as MSENAQSTMYDEVSDVLDKLRPFLQRDGGDVELVDVEDGIVKLKLVGACGSCPSSTITLKAGIERALLEEVDGVEEVVQVF
- a CDS encoding SDR family oxidoreductase, with translation MKGKIALITGSAKGLGKMTALSLADQGCHIALNYVHSRTEAEALEAQIVAKGVRCIAVQADISKTEEITMLVATVEEKLGSIDILVNNAGPFVRERRLFAEYSVDEVQMLVQGNLLGPMLLDQRVLPEMRRKQWGRIIHFGFSHAGEARSWPHRAVYAAAKVGLVSFTKTLAVEEAPYGITVNMVCPGDIRGANKEKTIDEMAGITDEETPRGRPGSGEDIARVITYLCLDHSDFITGNIMDVSGGLDPIRPNIQREDA
- the mqnE gene encoding aminofutalosine synthase MqnE, producing the protein MSTLVTPFTDKRMAEIIEKVQNGVRLTVEDGVYLYESDDLLTLGQLANEANLRKNGKKVYFIENMSLYFTNVCEAHCAFCNFRKDQGEEGSYTLSGQEMIDYVEQHIHPGVREFHIVGGHNNHVPFQYYVDSLRALNEKYPDVTLKAYTAAEIDFFTRISGLSIKEVLQELQKAGLKSLTGGGAEILSDEYRKKMRVNKANVDRYLEVHRTAHHLGMRTHTTMLYGSIESYEDRVNHMVQIRELQDETNGFMVFIPLSMQPKSKNASIMRRNSAYEDLKTIAISRLMLDNIDHIKAYFINIGPQLTQVALGFGASDAHGTIVRERISHAAGALTPEGLTRKELIWLIKGAGRIPVERDTFYNEIQVYE
- a CDS encoding iron-sulfur cluster assembly accessory protein, which encodes MISISETAADRLKEMLAQQETPGMFLRLGVAPGGCTGFSYAMGFDDKESDEDLYMDIQNMKVVVEKENLKYLNGLEIDFEESGMSGGFTIHNPNAVATCGCGSSFRTREEAGVPDKDC
- a CDS encoding YuzB family protein gives rise to the protein MRPIIEFCANNMHFGTDEVMDQLEENPDYDVIEYGCLSNCGQCYMTPFALVNGELVITDKVEDLYNAILAKIAEADAWDELDLD
- a CDS encoding DUF2167 domain-containing protein — its product is MKRWLASLLTILLIASFQGPYSTTVSAESESNSSTEDYQWIDGPSNVVLDNKATLTVAENLSYLDAANTQRFLEDTDSFPNGTEIGSIYGAGENSNWYVIFEYNDTGHVDDSEKDDLDADELLDSYKRGTEEQNEKTSPENQLFITGWEIEPAYDSTKHQLIYSLGLEDAEREKLVNYNVNVLTREGYIGVILVTDSANFEENRKQFESSVLNQLNVTKGNTYEEFDASIDKKSELGLTSLILGGAGVAVAKKVGLLLLLKKGWFVIVAAIVGAFGWIRRKLTGRKKDADPEDQSSLSPAEEAYQQHAAGQESTHSDSQQTDGRSDTDPNPNKH